Sequence from the Deltaproteobacteria bacterium genome:
CGCCACTGCGCGACTTCTCGCCCGCCTCGGTTTTTTCGTCTTCGCCGCCGTGCGAAAGGACGCCGACTCCGAAAGCTGGCGCGCCGAGGGACAGGATCGGATCGAGCCCGTGATTCTCGACGTCACGAGACCCGAGACCATTTCCGCCACCATGACGCACATCGAAACCCGAGTTGGAAACGCGGGCCTTTTCGGGCTGGTGAACAACGCCGGCATCGGCCTCGGCGGTCCCGTCGAATTCCTCCCCATGGACGATCTTCGCCGCCAATTCGAGGTCAATTTCTTCGGCCTCGTCGCCGTCACGCAGGCCGCGATGCCGCTGATCCGCCGCGCGCGTGGGCGCGTTGTCCACGTCAGCAGCGCCTCGGGCCTCGTCTCCCAGCCCTTCGCCGGACCCTACTGCGCGAGCAAGTTCGCCCTCGAGGCGATGGCCGACGCCATGCGCATGGAGCTTCGCTCGGCCGGAATCCAAGTGTCGATTGTGGAACCCGGGCGCATCAAGACGCCAATCTGGGACCGCACGCTGGCGGAGGCCGATCGGCTTCGTGCAAACATGTCCCCAAAGGCGGAGGAGTACTACGGAGCCGAGCTCGACCAGATCACGTCCATCGTGAAAAAGGCCGAGGCGTCGGGAATTCCCGCGGAGCACGTCGCGGAAGCGATTTTGCACGCGCTCAGTTCGCCGTTTCCGCGAATCCGTTACCTCGTGGGCATGGACGCCAGGATTCAAGTGCTCGCAGCGAAACTCCTGCCCACGCGGGCCTTCGATGCGCTGGCGATGTTCCTGATGAAAAAGGGCTGGGTTTAGGCCGGACGAGGGAACGGCCATGGCCGCGATCATTCTCATCGATGCGTGGAATCTGATCCGCACTACGCCGAGCCTTGCGAAAACGGAGGAGCGCGACGGAAACGCCGCCGCGCGGCGAAGACTGATCGAGCAGGTGCGCGAGGCGGCCGAGCGCGAGTCGCCGGATGTCGCGTGGGAACTGGTTTTCGACGGCGCTTCGGACCACGCCGGTTCGATCGAACGCGTCGGGCGCGTGACCGTCATCTGGTGCGCGCCGCGCAGCGCGGACGAGGTGATCGTCGAGCGCGCGAAGGACAGCGTCGCTCTCGGTCGGAAGACGCTGATCGTCTCGAACGACCGCGAGGTGCGCGCGGAAGGCGCGGACGCGATGTGGACGGTCGATTTCCACGAGCACCTGTTGCAGCGGGAACCGATCTTTGAGTCCGTTCCGGCGGCCGGAAAGCCGCCGAAAAGCCGGACGCCCACCGGCGGCGCGCTGGCCACGTTTCTCGTCGAACGCGGGCACCTGAAGCGAGCCGACCGAACGGCGAAACTCGAGGAGGATCTGAAGCACTGGATCGATTACGTGAAAATCGGGGCGAACGCGCCGAACAAACTTGCGAAGCGGATCGAGATCCAGCTTCGTGGATCGCTGCAACTTCATCCCGACCCCGATCCCGAGAAAACCGTGTATCGATCGCTCAAGGAGTTTTTCGGGCGAATCGGATAGACTTCCGTTCGCAGGAGGATCGAACATGGACGCCGACGACCTCGTTTTCGAAGCAGAGCTCTCCGCGTCCATCCGCGTAGTGACCATTCTCGTCTGGGCGGTTGTCATGGGCATGGGCGCCTGGCTCACCTGGCAGGGACTCACGCATGGGCCGCGAGGGATGATCGCCCTCGGAGTGCTCATCCCGGCAGTCCTCGCGGTCACGTGGGCGTTTCACCCCCGCGAGTATCGCATCACGCGCGAAGGAGTCGTGATCGACCGCCCGATCGGGTCGGTGACGATCGCCTGCTCTCAGATCGCGGGCGTCTCGCCCGACTCAAGCCTCATGCGGTTTCCCACGATTCGCATCATGGGATCGGGCGGCTTTCACGGCGTATATGGCCGATTCTGGCGAAAGGGCGTCGGCTCTTTCTCGTCTTACGTCACCAACCCCGCGACGACGGTGCGCATCGACCGCCGCGCCGGCGTCCCCGTCGCCGTTTCGCCGGCAACCCCGGATGCGTTCATCGAGGCGCTGCGCGCGCGATGCACGCCGTGACGCGACGCGTCCAAGGGCATCCCGAAGCGCGGAAACGCGGCGAAATCCCATGGAAAACAGGGCGTCGGCCCTTGACTTTCAAGGGTCCTCATGATGATGTGCCGCCTCACGTTTTCGCTCTCGCGCACGGGGATTCCCACAGGTGACCGCCGATCTGCAAAGCCAGATCGAACACTTCAATGCGCTCATCGCCGAGGGCGCCCCGGCTCACGTGTATTCGAAGCTCGCCGAGGCGTATCGCCGCAGCGGACGGCACGAGGACGCGGCCCAGACCGCCCGCACCGGCCTCGAACGTCATCCCGGGTCCCTCGCGATCCAGGAAGCTCTGGGACTGACGCTGCTCGACATGGGTCAAGCTGAGCCGGCTGTGCGCGCGCTGGCCCCCGTCGTCGAAAAACTCCCCGACAACTCGGTCGCGTCGATCTCTCTCGCAATCGCGCTTTCGCGGATCGGTCGCGTCGACGACGCGATGTCCGTGCTGCGACGGCGACTCGACAAGGATCCGCTCGACCGACCGGCGATGAACCTGCTGCGTCGCCTGGAAACGAAGGGCGCTTCCGAATCCATCGAGGTCCCCGCCCCGCCCGTCGGCCCGGTCCTTGCCGCTGCCCCAAAACCGGCTCAGTCCGTACCGGCGGCCACGGGCGCACCGCAGCCCACGGCGAGCGCACCGTCGCTCGCGCCGACGACACCGACGGACGAATCGGCCGCATCAAAGACACCGCCGCCCGGTCCCGCGCCGGAACCCGAGATCGAGTTGCCGATCCCCGATGCGCCGGTGCGACCCGAAATGGAGTTCGTCGTCCGTCCGCTCGCCGAGGTGTTCCGCGGGCTCGCGGCCGACGACACGGCCGTGGAAACCCCCGAAGGGCTCGATGGTTTTTTCGACGAAGCGCCGAGACCGCTCCAACCCATCCCGATCCTCGATCAGAATGAGACATCGACGACGTGGACCATGTCGGCGACCAACGGACATACGCAGATCGCGACCGAACCCCCGGCATCGCCGGTGCCGGAAGCCCGCGCAAGCGACACTCCCCTGGAGCCGCCGGCGAATGCCGCGTCCGCCGCCGTTCAGGTGGCCGTCAACGTCCCGGGCGACGAGACGGCCGTCGTGAAAAAGCGTGGATGGTGGTCCCGGTTCTGGCGATGGCTCTTTCGAAGGGGAACGTGATGGCCCGAGTGGACGTGATTCACGGACCGAACCTGAATCTGTTGGGGACGCGCGAACCGCACATCTACGGCTCGCGCACGCTCGACGAGATCAATCACGGGCTCGTCGCGCTCGGCGATCATCTCGGGCTCACCGTCCGCACCGCGCAGAGCAACCACGAGGGCGAGATCATCGATCTGGTCCATCGCGCCGGGCGCGAGGCCGACGGACTCATCATCAATCCGGGCGGCTACACGCACACCTCCATCGCGCTTCGCGACGCCATCTCAGCAATCGGCATCGTGACGGTCGAGGTGCACCTGTCGAACATCCACGCCCGCGAGGAATTCCGGCGGCACTCGTACATCGCCGGAGTCGTGCGCGGACGGGTCGAGGGACTCGGGGCCGAGGGTTATTCGCTCGCACTGCGCTGGCTCGCCGGCGTTCTGAACGCGGCCACCGCATGACGACGCGCGTCGCGAATGCCCGGCGAATCCTGGATGATCAGGCGCTCGATGCCCTGGTCGTCTGGAACATGGTGAACGTGCGCTATCTGTCGGGGTTCACGGGCACTGAAGGCGCGCTCGTCATCACGCGTGATCGCGCGCAGTTCCTGACCGACTCGCGGTACGCGACGCAGATTCGCGACGAGGCGCCGGCGTTCGAACATCGGATAGCCCCGGCAAAAATCGCCAACATCGCGGCGGCTCTCACCGACATCAAGGCCGAACACGTCGGATACGAGGACGAAATCCTGCCGGTCGCGCGCGCGGTCGCGCTGCGCGACTCAACGCCGGGAGTCGAGTGGATCGGATTGGGGACACGTCTCGACGCCCTGCGTCTGCGCAAGGACCCGGCCGAGATCGGCCTGATGCGCCGCGCGGCGCGGATCGCGGAAACCGGTCTCGACCGGGCGCTCGGGATGCTGCGGCCCGGTGTGACCGAGCGGCAGGTGGCGCTGGCGTTGGAATTCGCGATGCGCGAGGCCGGCGCGAGCGGCACGAGCTTCGACACGATCGTGGCGTCGGGTCCGCGCGGCGCGCTTCCGCACGGCGTCGCATCGGATCGCACCATCGGCGCGGGCGAGATGGTGACCATCGACTTCGGGTGCGTGGCCAACGGGTACTGTTCGGATCAGACCGTCACCATCGGCGTCGGACACGTGAACGGAGAGATGCGCCGGGTGTATGATATTGTCCTTGAAGCGCAGCATCGCGCCATCGACGCATTGCGTCCCGGCGTTTCGCTGCGCGAGGTGGACGCCCTCGCGCGCGGCGTGATCGCCGACGCGGGGTTCGACGAATTCTTCGGACACGGCCTGGGACACGGCGTGGGCATGGAGATTCATGAAAGTCCGCGAGTGTCCGGTTCGTCGGAATACACCGCGGAGGAGGGGCACGTCGTCACGATCGAGCCGGGGATCTATATTCCGGGTCGGTTCGGCGTGCGAATCGAGGATACGTTGGTGGTGACGCAGTCCGGTTGCGATCGCATCACCTCGATCGACAAGTCCTGGCGGGCGGTCGACGGGGTTACGGATGTTGTTGGGGGGCGGTCTTGAGCAAAGGCAAGAACAAGGGTTCCTTCCTGTCGAAAATCCGGCAGAAGCCCAAGGAGAAAATCGATCCTGAACTCCAGGCCCTGCTCGAATCCGTGCAGGACGACCCGGAGGACATGCGCGCTCGGCTGAAGCTCGCCGACGGCTACCTCAAGCGCGAGGACAAACTGCGCGCCCTCGACCAGTACCTCACGGTCGCCGAGACGTACGCCCAGAAGGGCTTTTATCCCAAGGCCGTCGCCGTCTACAAACAGGCCCTCGCGATCGATCCCGACATGATCGAGGTCTATCTCAAGCTCGCGGGTCAGTACGAAAAATTGGGGCTCATGGGCGAGGTCGTCGCCCAGTACACCAAGGCCGCCGCGATTCACGAAAAGGCGGGCCGGAAAAAAGAGGCGATCGACATCTTCCGCTCGCTGATCGACATGTCGCCCGACAACGCGGTCGGCCGCCTCAAGCTCGGCCAGCGCTATCTGAAGGAAGGTTTTGCCAACGAGGCGATCGCGGAATTTCTCAAAGCCGCCCGCGTCTTCGAGAAGCAGGGCGAGACGGGCGACGTCCGCCGCCTCTACGAAAGCCTGCTCGAAAAGGGTATCGAGGACATGCGCGTCGTGCATCCGCTGCTCGAGATCTACCGGGCGGCGGACGAGCACGAACTGATCCTCCAGCGGCTGTCCGCGCTCAAGACCGACGTCGCCGGATCGGCGAGCGTGCTGGAAATTCTCGCAGGGTCGAGCGCGGCGCTCGGCCGCAAGGCATCGGCGATCGCGGCGTACCAGCAGCTCATCGCGCTCTACGAACAGGCGCGCCGTCCGGACAAGGTCCACGATATCTGTATCGAGATTCTGCGGGTCGACGAGACGCACGTCGCCGCGCTCGCCAATGTCGCCGCGTGGCGCGAAAAAATCGCCGAGCAGGAGCGTGAACGCGCCCGCCGCGCCGAGGAAGAAAAGGCCCGCCGGGCCGAGGCCGAGCAGGAGGCGGAAGTCGATATCGAACTCGAGGGCGAGGAAGACCTCGATCTCGACCTCGCGGACCGCGAAGAAGCAGCTCGGATCGCCGCCGAGGGTCTGGACGTGGACGAGGCGCGCGTCGATCGCAGCGTGCCCGATGCCGTCGAAGAGGACGTGTGGGAAGTCGCCGAGGGCGAGTCGCCGCCCACCGAGGCCGTGGACGTATTCGAAGACTCCAAGGCGCACGAGGCCGAAGACCACATCCCGATGATGGATGTGGTCGAACACGGATACGTGGCCGAGGAAAAGGACGCGCACCGCGTCGATCGCGCCGAGCCCGAAGACCACGAGGTCGAATTCGAAGATCACGCCGAGCCGGTCGCAGCGAAATCCGATGAAGACCTGGACCTGTTTGCTCCCGAGGTTGGCGAGGCCCAAGACGCCGAGGTCGATCTGTTCTCCGAAGGCGCCGAGGCCGGGACGGACGACGTCGACCTGTTCGCGGCGGCCGAGCCAGAAGCGGCCGAAGCGGCCCGCGTGGACGTCACACCCAAGACCGAGCCGGAACCCGAGCCGGAACCCGAGCCCGAGCCCGAAATTCCGGTCGTCGATTGGGATTCGCTTTCGCCCGAGGGCGCGCGCGATCAACTCCATCTCGCGCGCATGGCCTGCGAAGATATCGGAAAACTCGAGCGCTTCGACACCTATCTCGATGACCTCGCGGTCGAGCACCCCGAGGACCTCGTCGTGCTCCAGGCGCAGCACGACCGCGCGCTCGAAACGGGCGACGACGACGCGCGATTGGCGCATCTGTATGACCTCGTCGCCGCAGCGCGAAAGTCCGATTCTGAGGACTTTGACCGCTGGCTCGAAGTGTTGGTCGAAGCCGCACCCGACGATCTCGATGCCGCCGGTCAGCTCGCCGACCGCCTGCACGCGACGAATCCCGACCGCGCCATCGTGATGCACACGTCGCTCGCGCGACGCGCCGCTGAACGTGGTGACACCGGCGAGGCGGAACATCGCCTCGGACGCGTACTCGACATCCATCCCGAAAATCCGGGGGCGCTGGGCGACCTGCTCGATCTGCACCGGCGCACCGGCGACGAAAACAAGACCTTCGCGACGTTGATGCGCCTCGCGCCCGTCGTGGAGAATTCCGGCGATGGCGCCCGCGCCCGCGCGTTGCTCGACGAAGCCCTGCGCCTGCGTCCGGAGTCGGACGAGGCGGCCGACGCGCTGCTGGGTTTGTACGATCGCGGGAAAGACGTCGGCGGAGCCACGGCGCTCCTGTGGAAACTCGGCCGCGACGCCGAAGACGCCAACCGCACCGACGAAGCCGAACGGCATTTCGATGCGCTGCTCACCCGCGACCCCGATCACGCCAAGGCGCGCGAGCACCTCAAGGATCTCTACATCCTGACCGATCGGCCCGCCGAGGCAATCGCGCAGTTGATTTCGCTCGCGAACGTCGCCGCCGAAGCGCGGCGATATCGCGACGCCGAGTCCGCGTTGCGCGAGGCGCTCGGCCTCGACCCGGCCTCCGACTCGGTGCGTCTCGCGCTCGCCGACCTGCTGGAGCGCGCCGATCGCCCGGTCGATGCGGCCAACGAACTGGCCGCTCTGGCCGACGCGTGGACCGCGAGCCATCCCGAAAAGGCGTCCGAAGCTTACGAGCGGGCGCTCGCGCTGGCGCCCTCGTCCGCCGCGCTCATCCGCCGGCACGCCGAGTTCCTGCGCAAGACCGGCAAGGGCGAGCAGGCCCTCGCGCGGCTGTACCAACTCGCCGATCTCGCCTCGCGTCAGGGGCGAACGGAAGAAGCCGAGTCCGCGTACCAAGAGATCCTGGTGCTGGATTCCGCCGCGGATCGCGCCCACTTGGCGCTCAAGGATCTGTACGTCACGACCGGACGCACCGATCAGGCCGTCGCCCAGCTCCTCGCCCTCGCCGAGTCCACCCGCAAGAGCGGCGACGACTCGACCTCCCTGGCTTACCTCGGCGAAATCGTCGGTCTCGCGCCCGAAAACCTCGCGGCGCACCGGGCGATCCTCGAACTGCATGAAGCGAGCGGCAACGTGGACGCGGCGGTGGGCGAGATGATCGCCATCGCGCGGATCCAGGCGGCCGCCGGAAACACCGCCGACGCCGCGACGGCCCTGCGCAAGGTCCTGAAGCTCCGTCCCGAGGACACCGAGGCGTTCGAGCGCCTCAAGTCGATCTACATCGAATCGGGCGACGAAAAACGCGCGCTCGAATTGCTGCTCGGACGCGCCGAGCGCATGGAAAAGGCCGGCCGACTCGAAAACGCCCTCGCCGCGATCGACGAGGTGCTCGTTCTCGTTCCCGGACGCATCGACGCCCTCGAGGCGCGCAAGGCGTTGCTCCTCGCCCTCGGCAACACCGACGGCGCGGTGTCGACGCTGCGTCTGATGGCGGCCGTGCACCGCGGCGCGGATCGGTCGGCCGATGCCGAAAACACACTGCGCGAGATCGTGCGTCTGGCCCCCTCGGACATGGCCGCGCGCGAGGAACTCGCCGAACTCTATCTCGCCTCGAATCGCGCCGAGCGAGCCGTCGCTCCCTACGAAGAACTCATTGACCTCGCCGAAGCGTCGGGCGACGTGGACGCGATCGAGCGCTATGCCCGGGCCGTTTTGCAAATCGCGCCCGATCGCACGCGGGCTCTCGAGGCACTGGCCGAACTCTACGAGCATCAGGAGCGGGGCTCGGACGCCGCGAAGATCTTTGAGACCCTCGCGGATCTCGCCGTCGCCGGAAACGATGTCACCGCCGCGCGCGATTGGCTCGGACGGGCGTCGATGCTGCTTCCCGATGATCCGGGACCGCTCACTCACCTGCTCGAAATCGCCCGATCTCAGGGCGACGCGGCGGTCCAGGTGCGCGCGCACATCGATCTCGCCACGCTCTTTTCACGTCTCGGTCAAAACGACCACGCCGAAACGCAGCTCAACTTCGCGCTTTCGGTCGAACCCGGCGCGGATGCCGCGCTCGACGCCCTCGTCGCCCTCTACCGGGCGACCGACCGCGACGCGCTCACTATTCCGCACCTTGTCGCACTGGCCGAGATCGAGATCGAACGTCAGAACACATTCGCCGCCGAGGAGCGCCTGAATGCGGTTCTCGAGATCGACGACGGCCACGCGGGCGCGCTCGAATTGCTGTCGGACCTGCACCTGCGTTCGGGCGATACCGACCGGGCCGTGCGCGAACTCTTCCGCCTCGTCGCCGCCGCGCAGACGCGCGGGGACATCGAGAGCGCCTTGGCGACGCTGGCGCGCGTCGAATCCGCCGACCCGACAAACATCGAGGCGATCCGCCGTCGCGCCGATCTGCTCGAAGAGGCGGGACGCCCCGACGAGGCCGTCGACGAGCTCACTCGCCTCGCAAACGCGCTGCGTCGCGCGGGCGATACCGACGAAGCGGGGAAGACCCTGCGACGAATCCTCGCGGCCGACCCGCGCCACGAGGCGGCGCACGTCGAGCTCGTCTCGCTGTGCCGCGAATCGGGCGACACCGACGGGGCGATCGACGAACTCTTCCGCCGCGCCGATATCCTCACCGCCGACGGCGAAACCGCCGCCGCGGCCGCGGCGCTCGGCGAAATTCTGGAAACGGCGCCCGGCAACGATCGCGCCCTGTGGGATCTGGCGGATCTGCACGAACTCACCGGCGAAATCCCCGAAGCGATCGACCGGCTCATGTCGCTCGCCCGTTACGCCCACGACGCGGGTCGTCCCGAACGCCGCGAGGAAGCGCTGCGCCGCGTGATCGCCCTCGATCCGGTGCACGGCGAAGCACAAATCCAGCTCCGCGCCCATTACGCCGAATCGGGCCGAACCGAGCAGGCGATCGAATTCGCTTACGATTATGCCGCGCGGCTGATTGCCGGCAGGCAGAGCGACCGTGCCGAGGCCGTCTATCGCGACATCCTGCGTCTCGACGCGACCTCCGACCGCGCGGCCGAGCAGCTCGTGGATCTCGCGATCGGCCGAGGCGACACCGCTCGTGCCATCGAAGTCCTGCGGGGACGGGCCGACGCCGCCGAAGCAGCGGGCGACACCGACCGGCTCGTGTCCGTTCTGCGCCGGTGCGTCGCGATCGACGCCTACAATCCCGATGAATGGGACCGGCTCAAGGACGTTTATGTCGCAGCAGGTCGCCGCGCCGAGGCGATCGAAACGATCTTCGAATCGCTCGAAACCCTCTCCGAAGCGATGTCCCCGGACGAGATCGAGGGCCGCCTCCTCGAAGTGCTCGCGCTCGACGACGGAAACACGCGCGCGCTGCGCCGGCTCGGCGATCACTATCGACGCCAGGGCGCTGCCGATCGCGCCGCCGACGCGCTCATGCGCCTGGGCGAAAGCTGCGCCGAAGCCGGCGAATCCGCGGCGGCCCGCGCCGCATTCGCCGAGGTCGCGATGATCGATCCCAACCATGCCCCGGCGCTGGTCCGGCTCGCCGATCTCGCGCTCGCCGCGGGCGATGGCGACGAGGCCGCGAGCGCATACCTGCGGGCCGCAGGAACGCTCGTTGGGCAAGGCGATCACGACGGCGCAATCCGCGCGGCGAACGCCCTGCTCGAAATGGGCCGTCACGAGGAACGCGCGCTCGCCATCGCGCGCGACGCGTACTCGGCGAAGGGCGACGCCGTCGCCGTGGCGGAGATCGAGCGTCGTCTCGCCGACCTCGCCGAATCGACCGGCGATCTTTACGCCGCGGAAGGCGCGCTGCGCGCCATCGCCCAGAGGGACGTGGAAGACTTCACGATTCGCGGCCGACTCGCCGACGTGCTGGCCCGCGAGGGCAAGACCACCGAGGCACTCGCCGAACTCTACGCCGTCGCCGATCTCGCGGCGAAGGCGGGGGACGTCGCCACGCAGGCATCGGCGCTCACGCGCGCGGTCGAGATCGATCCCGACAACGCGAAGGCGCATCGGCGCCTGCTGCGCCTGCACGAAGCCGCCGGCGACACCGAGGCCGTGCGCGCCCGCATCGACGAGCTCATCCGCATCCATTCCGGGCTTCGCGAAAACGAAGAGGTCGAGGCGCTCTACCTGCAACGGTTGCAGCTCGATCCGACCGACGCCCCAGCGCGCGAAGCGCTCTCGGAGCTTTATGTCGCGTCGGGCGAGACCGACAAAGCGCAGCTCTTCCTCTTCGACGAAGCCGAGACCGCGGAGCACGAGGGCCGCGAGGAAGACGCACTGGCGCTCTACGAACGCATTGTCGCGCTCGACGGCGCGAACGAGGCCGCGCGGCTGCGCGTTCACGAACTGCACAGGGCCGCGGGGAACATGGCGGCCGCGGCCGGCGCGCTGATCGGTCTCGTCGATCAGTGCATGGCGGCCCGGCGATACCACTCGGCCGAGAAGCATCTGCATGCGATTCTGTCGATGGACCCGACGAACGGCGCGGCCAAGGAGCGCATCGCCGATCTGTTCATGCGCTCGGCGCAGGAGAAAGCGCAGGTCGAGAGCCTCTTGCGACTCGCTGAAAAAGCGCTGGGCGCGGGGCAATACGAAGAGGCGCGCGCCCGGCTCGACGACGTGCTCGCGCTCGATCCGGAGAATCCCGAGGGACGCAACCTCGTCAACGCGATCCACTTCCGCCAGCCGGCGGTGGCCCGGCGCGAAGCCGGAGCGATCTTCGAGGATGTCGAAGTCGAGTATCAGGACCAGGGAGACGTGGCGATCTCGTGGAGCGACGAGGATCGCGGACGGCAGCCCGCGATGGAGGAACCGCACGCCGCCGCGTCGTCCGCGTTCGCGGACACGTCGGCCGAAATCGATCTCTTCTCCGAGGGCGGCGAGCCGCGTGACGTCGAGTCGGGCTTCGACATCGATACCGGTGAAGGCGACGTCGCTGACGCCGTCGAGTCGCCGGTGGTGGACATCTTCGCCGCGCCGTCCGCCCCCGCGGACGAGACTCTGGACGGTGAAGAGGGCGAACTTGCCGCAGCCGCCGAGGCCGCGGACTTCAGCGTGGACGCTTTCGCGGTGCGCGAAGACGAGGCCCGTACGACCGAGATCGTCGCCGAGCCGGTGGATCTGTTCGGATCGGTGACCGAGGAACCGCGCCTGCCCGAGCCCATGCCCCAGGCCGAGCCCGCGGACGTGGATCTCTTCGGCGACGGGGACGATTCCGCGCCCGAACCCGAGGTCGACCTGTTCGGCGAGTCGGCGAAGCCCGAATCCGCGCCGCCGTCGGAGTGGCCGGATGTCGAATTGCGCCCGGGCGGCGATCTCGAATCGACGACGGGCCCCGCGGAACCGTCGTTTGAGATCGTACACGAAGACGGTCTCGCGACGGACGAGGTGGATCTGTTCGACCGGCCGGACGCGGGATCGGACGACGTCGATCTGTTCGCGCCGACCGAGGAGACGCTCGAAGAAGCCACTGCCGGAGACGACCTCGTTGAGGAATTGCTCGAACTCGAGGAACGCAAACCGGCGCGCGACGAGGCAAAGGGCATCGGAGAACTGCTGCTCGACAGCCTGATCGGTCCGGAGAAAACACCGGCGCCGATTCCCGAGCGCCGCGCCGTCGAGACCGACATGCTCGACGACTTCATCAGCGCGCTCGGCGGCGAGTCGGCCGGCGCGCCTTCCGCGGCGCCCGGCGACTTCCTCGCGGACCTCGCCTCCGAATTCCGCAACATGCTCGGCGGCGAAGCGCCGCAGGACGCGCAGGCGCATTACGCGCTCGGCATCGCATTCCGCGAGATGGAGCAGACGAACGACGCCATCACCGAATTCGAAAAAGCGCTCGCGCTCGGCGACGAGGCGATGGAATCGCAGATCGCGCACCAGCTCGCTCAGTGCTACATCGAGGCCGAGACTTGGGACCAGGCGGCGGAGTACCTGTCGCAGACGCTCGACGCCACGGAGCGCGGCGGCGGCGACATCGATCCGGTGGACGTGCGCATGGATCTGGGGCTCGCGTACAAGGCGATGGGTAAGCTCAA
This genomic interval carries:
- a CDS encoding tetratricopeptide repeat protein, with translation MSKGKNKGSFLSKIRQKPKEKIDPELQALLESVQDDPEDMRARLKLADGYLKREDKLRALDQYLTVAETYAQKGFYPKAVAVYKQALAIDPDMIEVYLKLAGQYEKLGLMGEVVAQYTKAAAIHEKAGRKKEAIDIFRSLIDMSPDNAVGRLKLGQRYLKEGFANEAIAEFLKAARVFEKQGETGDVRRLYESLLEKGIEDMRVVHPLLEIYRAADEHELILQRLSALKTDVAGSASVLEILAGSSAALGRKASAIAAYQQLIALYEQARRPDKVHDICIEILRVDETHVAALANVAAWREKIAEQERERARRAEEEKARRAEAEQEAEVDIELEGEEDLDLDLADREEAARIAAEGLDVDEARVDRSVPDAVEEDVWEVAEGESPPTEAVDVFEDSKAHEAEDHIPMMDVVEHGYVAEEKDAHRVDRAEPEDHEVEFEDHAEPVAAKSDEDLDLFAPEVGEAQDAEVDLFSEGAEAGTDDVDLFAAAEPEAAEAARVDVTPKTEPEPEPEPEPEPEIPVVDWDSLSPEGARDQLHLARMACEDIGKLERFDTYLDDLAVEHPEDLVVLQAQHDRALETGDDDARLAHLYDLVAAARKSDSEDFDRWLEVLVEAAPDDLDAAGQLADRLHATNPDRAIVMHTSLARRAAERGDTGEAEHRLGRVLDIHPENPGALGDLLDLHRRTGDENKTFATLMRLAPVVENSGDGARARALLDEALRLRPESDEAADALLGLYDRGKDVGGATALLWKLGRDAEDANRTDEAERHFDALLTRDPDHAKAREHLKDLYILTDRPAEAIAQLISLANVAAEARRYRDAESALREALGLDPASDSVRLALADLLERADRPVDAANELAALADAWTASHPEKASEAYERALALAPSSAALIRRHAEFLRKTGKGEQALARLYQLADLASRQGRTEEAESAYQEILVLDSAADRAHLALKDLYVTTGRTDQAVAQLLALAESTRKSGDDSTSLAYLGEIVGLAPENLAAHRAILELHEASGNVDAAVGEMIAIARIQAAAGNTADAATALRKVLKLRPEDTEAFERLKSIYIESGDEKRALELLLGRAERMEKAGRLENALAAIDEVLVLVPGRIDALEARKALLLALGNTDGAVSTLRLMAAVHRGADRSADAENTLREIVRLAPSDMAAREELAELYLASNRAERAVAPYEELIDLAEASGDVDAIERYARAVLQIAPDRTRALEALAELYEHQERGSDAAKIFETLADLAVAGNDVTAARDWLGRASMLLPDDPGPLTHLLEIARSQGDAAVQVRAHIDLATLFSRLGQNDHAETQLNFALSVEPGADAALDALVALYRATDRDALTIPHLVALAEIEIERQNTFAAEERLNAVLEIDDGHAGALELLSDLHLRSGDTDRAVRELFRLVAAAQTRGDIESALATLARVESADPTNIEAIRRRADLLEEAGRPDEAVDELTRLANALRRAGDTDEAGKTLRRILAADPRHEAAHVELVSLCRESGDTDGAIDELFRRADILTADGETAAAAAALGEILETAPGNDRALWDLADLHELTGEIPEAIDRLMSLARYAHDAGRPERREEALRRVIALDPVHGEAQIQLRAHYAESGRTEQAIEFAYDYAARLIAGRQSDRAEAVYRDILRLDATSDRAAEQLVDLAIGRGDTARAIEVLRGRADAAEAAGDTDRLVSVLRRCVAIDAYNPDEWDRLKDVYVAAGRRAEAIETIFESLETLSEAMSPDEIEGRLLEVLALDDGNTRALRRLGDHYRRQGAADRAADALMRLGESCAEAGESAAARAAFAEVAMIDPNHAPALVRLADLALAAGDGDEAASAYLRAAGTLVGQGDHDGAIRAANALLEMGRHEERALAIARDAYSAKGDAVAVAEIERRLADLAESTGDLYAAEGALRAIAQRDVEDFTIRGRLADVLAREGKTTEALAELYAVADLAAKAGDVATQASALTRAVEIDPDNAKAHRRLLRLHEAAGDTEAVRARIDELIRIHSGLRENEEVEALYLQRLQLDPTDAPAREALSELYVASGETDKAQLFLFDEAETAEHEGREEDALALYERIVALDGANEAARLRVHELHRAAGNMAAAAGALIGLVDQCMAARRYHSAEKHLHAILSMDPTNGAAKERIADLFMRSAQEKAQVESLLRLAEKALGAGQYEEARARLDDVLALDPENPEGRNLVNAIHFRQPAVARREAGAIFEDVEVEYQDQGDVAISWSDEDRGRQPAMEEPHAAASSAFADTSAEIDLFSEGGEPRDVESGFDIDTGEGDVADAVESPVVDIFAAPSAPADETLDGEEGELAAAAEAADFSVDAFAVREDEARTTEIVAEPVDLFGSVTEEPRLPEPMPQAEPADVDLFGDGDDSAPEPEVDLFGESAKPESAPPSEWPDVELRPGGDLESTTGPAEPSFEIVHEDGLATDEVDLFDRPDAGSDDVDLFAPTEETLEEATAGDDLVEELLELEERKPARDEAKGIGELLLDSLIGPEKTPAPIPERRAVETDMLDDFISALGGESAGAPSAAPGDFLADLASEFRNMLGGEAPQDAQAHYALGIAFREMEQTNDAITEFEKALALGDEAMESQIAHQLAQCYIEAETWDQAAEYLSQTLDATERGGGDIDPVDVRMDLGLAYKAMGKLKRALATFQEVDAQNANYRGVKAEIQSLKKQLGEGGDEPPDNISFV